The Calliphora vicina chromosome 3, idCalVici1.1, whole genome shotgun sequence genome contains a region encoding:
- the ash1 gene encoding histone-lysine N-methyltransferase ash1 gives MSTLNDAISRNVSEKPHQQRKEENTYEQKDGYENPQKDKHKKRHEKKKNSNTTATTTDAATNIGGNSSSSSSSNSNCNSICNLSNITLATQFSIQRTDSDGCLRMKISAIRPTTTITAATANPANIVVNPTALQKTYYSKSKHLKEDKTLLKNIHTLDSLKVKISPTRNKAETKTTNMSSVIVNPLSKNRKDIVQLPLKMPTADGVSTTRACLSDATDSGCSEATNTTIATVGQEKISKRKIKRKKVLLKGNETKRALKTLKPLEITMENAFSTDSEDEPLAQKLLVSNVEAITQRAPRLLLTAINSKNLTSNLNATATPLHATLGSLQHGNEHIGLSSSDNELPNVRAAIERVVGQSDDDDNLSTSHFHKAKTKHLPQYQSTLLQDFMEKTQMMGQTPKPSDSVKPKNTFMQNEILLQLNTNSQSDSIASSSASNNKKRRGRPKKPDKEHELTINSISPVHVNNKNSNINESADSGVISTTSVSTQSTSPHPCTTLASSSANDNTSSTNSPNKNLITTPEKHTTETSCSSSTSKPKIDIALLDKRMYATERVLYPPPRNKRRQSTSAAVASVSEKQRLASSQAQPQTSKEDLQLDPVWRKIDVNRKFRRPSVCSTTGYKSDGGTDERARDRSSKSTVCSKVLAAKSGYVSDYGTSSFRLSRHSKHASHNSGYKSDASCKSRYSTKSCVSRKSRAKSCGYRSDCKESVLGSSKSSKFRRKRRASIMHKSIGSLKDEQDILQLAGLSLGQSSEESNEYVCKPSLEKLPTTSASKKYGEINRYIATGEYFGRGSSGQSNSHNSFASISHNNTRIFDVATDLHQTPAKTTLLRRKNSTTSEFAHDLLQLPGNNQTARKIKSRRSSVASFCSSYYSAGTTKLKRRRKRKSFRFHNSSSSKNSVIDSKLLTEIEILTNTFSSRCRIQTSGLTDRLTGGNLSQKEKLMAEATKLQQSLAAAAAAASTSASTSNKRDSRDKRSVKKRKISENLDFAMLSARAEGNSLTPGSSSGQGTSSRRRHKKTPSSSPDDHKLPLKKRHYLLTPGEKSSEVAVAVAAKLFANNAEAWAAAAAAAKSTANTKSQQQFNAKTAKANLTPKKRHLLQQPPHILNEDSNSNKTASTLSPLRVTVGDPNSISGGKLLDISPQSLSSLKQVTEAVHKKRSRLEGVVSKIATNHGDEVIKSKSNVSTSLQIESESSSCPPPGVFEPSVELEIQIPPITKFSEATTNIITKSEVDSPLLMDLNKGFADATLKNGGNRVVESLLNKTGGNLILRRKRKINRTGFPTKKRKKRKINESSNLEVNGEDDQPVDNTNIKDAGGSGVKTPEKQCDRVPQQGEASQTFLERNNRTPRLSVVALERLQESPLSSKDKTTPKETQQAAESLTTPKTRHTRHLTKRKAIKEEKLAAFKESKPITKPDNQTEHRQQQQLDPDDDDKPLAARARRTKAVTEIKDLAIKSSPSRKSLVSKTAKSLLEANIKLPAGVDPKSILSCKIKLKRRNSIHPLAARKSPLANLPVSKPVITEIPRTAEEIELDAKAKNCNIDYLEHDILPVHESQLNTQNGDTEASDTSDEKSSTNSSVTKKVKANKKTYLPAGLFSDYFKVNQTATKKNSNKKDNEKKTDMDKTTSCTEVVNSTKEVEVGKVPLLTPPPYCEKYLRRTEYDFELPYDIWWAYKNSKLPNRNTVPSWNFRKIRTNIYAENVKPPPIAANDHPMCNCKSDVGCGDNCLNRMVYTECSPSNCPTREKCRNQKIQKHDIAPGVERFMTENKGWGVRTKLSIEKGTYILEYVGEVVTEREFKDRMATIYLNDTHHYCLHLDGGLVIDGQRMGSDCRFVNHSCEPNCEMQKWSVNGLSRMALFAKRKITEGEELTYDYNFSLFNPSEGQPCRCNTPHCRGVIGGKSQRVKPLPIEAKPTNDTTPKDDHKGRQRKRKARKNMQRQTTKDVATPTRMQPLSEKEKKIIKQYSIFLIRNFDKIRAKKAKRKANSKTCTEPKPQTPTNITTTLSVSSSANIPAAITQRRPSTPASLVAQISALCTARNIKTRGLTLAVHDPEVEKMAKMAKILRDICTNLELKKNPGNDQQNLVSVLQNTTLSAAGTNKKKKASLKVQQKQIATDLKTIQNNIEQGYYKLPAEFNTDMLKLFEEAKASFGKKEVDKLKLVQLLEKCFVDEKRKQYCALLELLRDESLVKDFEDNSQKSLATNILKKETVENLTTSNLPIPLANNATSTNEDIIRCICGLFRDEGLMIQCARCMVWQHTECTKADVDADNYLCEQCEPREVDREIPLDDYTEEGYRYYLTLMRGTTLQVRQGDAVYVLRDIPVKDSTGNVVPSKKHTYETIGDVDYNECDIFRVERLWKDDDGKRFIFGHHFLRPHETFHEPSRKFYPNEVVRVPLYEVVPIDLVMGRCWVLDRTTFCKGRPIECYDETHCFICELRVDKSARFFSKAKTNHPTCTKSYAFRKFNEKLKISKTYAPHDVDPSMLKPKKQKTDSETQSPTTTPASINLSTSSGLLNSRQELNKTPQSSSKKRQGSKSPATVTQPQSQASENTHAPAPMSVKEKRTHLENVLKIIKSIRTKCQEPPLDLSYLLTGRGARQRKTLTSSTNSN, from the exons atgagcACATTGAATGATGCAATATCAAGGAATGTTTCGGAAAAGCCCCATCAGCAAAGAAAAGAAGAAAACACATATGAACAAAAG GACGGCTATGAGAATCCACAAAAAGATAAACATAAGAAACGTcatgaaaagaagaaaaactctaatacaacagcaacaacaacagatgCAGCTACGAATATCGGCGGTAACAGTAGCAGTAGTAGCAGCAGTAACTCTAACTGCAACAGTATCTGCAACTTATCGAATATCACATTAGCAACACAATTCAGTATACAACGTACCGATTCAGATGGATGTCTCCGAATGAAAATCTCTGCCATACGACCAACAACCACAATAACGGCTGCAACTGCAAATCCAGCGAATATTGTAGTGAATCCAACGGCGTTACAGAAAACGTATTATTCGAAATCCAAACATTTGAAGGAAGATAAAAcgctattgaaaaatattcacacGTTAGACTcgttaaaggttaaaatttcACCAACACGTAATAAGGCTGAGACTAAAACGACAAATATGTCTTCTGTCATTGTCAATCCATTGTCAAAAAATCGCAAGGATATCGTACAATTGCCATTAAAAATGCCTACAGCGGATGGTGTGTCGACAACAAGGGCCTGCTTAAGCGATGCCACTGATTCCGGCTGCTCAGAGGCTACCAATACCACAATAGCAACTGTTGGTCAAGAAAAAATATCCAAAcgcaaaattaaaagaaaaaaggtaCTACTCAAAGGGAACGAAACAAAAAGAGCTTTAAAAACACTGAAACCACTTGAAATTACCATGGAAAATGCTTTCTCAACCGATTCTGAAGACGAACCATTGGCCCAAAAGTTATTGGTATCGAATGTAGAGGCTATCACACAAAGAGCTCCTAGATTATTGTTAACAGCTATAAATTCAAAGAATTTAACGAGCAATCTAAATGCAACAGCCACTCCTTTGCATGCCACATTAGGCTCATTGCAACATGGGAATGAACACATTGGTTTATCAAGTAGTGACAATGAATTGCCCAATGTTCGAGCAGCTATCGAAAGAGTGGTGGGACAgtctgatgatgatgataatttaTCAACTTCACACTTTCACAAAGCCAAAACGAAGCACTTGCCCCAGTATCAGTCAACGTTACTGCaagattttatggaaaaaacacAAATGATGGGACAAACCCCTAAACCAAGTGATAGTGTAAAGCCGAAGAATACGTTTATGCAAAATGAAATTTTGCTACAACTCAATACAAACTCACAATCCGACAGCATAGCTTCGTCTTCagcaagcaacaacaaaaagcgTAGAGGACGACCTAAAAAACCGGATAAAGAACATGAATTAACCATAAACTCAATCTCTCCTGTCCatgtaaataacaaaaactcGAATATAAATGAATCGGCAGATTCTGGCGTAATTTCTACTACCAGTGTTTCAACGCAAAGTACATCACCACATCCCTGCACCACATTAGCTTCCTCGTCCGCCAATGATAATACTTCATCGACAAATTCACCAAATAAAAACCTGATAACCACCCCGGAAAAACACACGACGGAGACTTCCTGTTCTTCTTCTACCAGCAAACCAAAAATTGATATTGCCTTACTGGACAAAAGAATGTATGCCACGGAAAGAGTTCTATATCCTCCACCACGTAATAAGAGAAGACAATCAACCAGCGCCGCTGTAGCTAGTGTAAGCGAGAAACAAAGATTAGCTTCGTCTCAGGCTCAGCCGCAAACCTCTAAAGAAGATTTACAATTGGATCCCGTTTGGCGAAAAATCGATGTTAATCGTAAATTTCGAAGGCCTAGTGTGTGCAGCACTACTGGCTATAAAAGTGATGGTGGTACAGATGAACGGGCGAGAGATCGTTCCAGTAAGTCTACGGTTTGCAGTAAAGTTTTAGCCGCTAAAAGTGGTTATGTCTCCGATTATGGCACTTCCTCGTTTCGTTTGTCTCGTCACTCCAAACACGCCTCTCACAACTCCGGCTATAAAAGCGATGCCAGTTGCAAGAGCCGCTACAGCACCAAAAGTTGTGTTTCGCGTAAATCAAGAGCCAAATCTTGCGGTTACCGCAGTGATTGCAAGGAAAGTGTTTTGGGGAGTTCGAAATCATCGAAATTTAGGAGAAAACGACGAGCCTCAATTATGCACAAGTCTATTGGTTCTTTAAAAGACGAACAAGACATTTTGCAATTGGCTGGCTTGTCTTTGGGTCAGAGCAGTGAGGAATCTAATGAATATGTGTGTAAGCCATCATTGGAGAAGCTGCCTACGACTAGTGCTTCCAAAAAATATGGTGAAATTAATCGTTACATTGCGACGGGTGAATATTTCGGCCGAGGCTCCAGTGGTCAAAGCAATTCCCACAACTCTTTTGCCAGTATCAGCCACAATAACACACGCATATTTGATGTAGCAACTGATTTGCATCAAACACCGGCTAAAACAACTTTACTAAGGCGCAAGAACTCAACAACATCGGAATTTGCCCACGATCTATTGCAGTTGCCGGGCAATAATCAAACGGCAAGAAAAATTAAATCGCGTAGGTCTTCTGTGGCTAGTTTCTGCAGTTCCTACTATTCTGCTGGTACCACAAAACTAAAAAGACGTCGAAAGCGTAAAAGCTTTCGTTTTCACAATTCTTCCTCCAGTAAAAATTCTGTTATTGATTCGAAACTATTaacagaaatagaaattttgacCAATACTTTTTCTTCGAGATGTAGAATACAAACTTCTGGTTTAACCGACAGGTTGACAGGCGGCAATTTGtcacaaaaagaaaaactaatggCGGAAGCTACAAAATTGCAACAAAGTTTGGCGGCAGCTGCTGCAGCGGCATCCACATCAGCTTCAACATCAAATAAACGAGATTCGAGAGATAAGAGATCcgtaaagaaaagaaaaatatcagAAAACCTGGATTTCGCTATGCTCTCGGCCAGGGCAGAAGGCAATTCCCTGACGCCTGGATCAAGTTCAGGACAAGGAACTTCTTCGAGAAGGAGACACAAAAAAACCCCTAGTTCTAGCCCCGATGATCATAAATTACCACTTAAAAAGCGTCATTATTTGCTAACGCCAGGTGAAAAGTCCAGCGAAGTTGCTGTGGCTGTAGCAGCAAAATTATTTGCCAACAATGCAGAAGCTTGggcagctgctgctgctgccgcTAAAAGTACAGCCAATACAAAATCCCAACAGCAGTTTAATGCCAAAACTGCTAAAGCCAATTTAACGCCTAAAAAACGACATCTTTTGCAACAACCTCCTCACATCCTCAACGAGGATTCGAATAGTAATAAAACTGCAAGCACTCTTTCGCCACTACGTGTAACAGTGGGAGATCCTAATTCCATAAGTGGTGGCAAACTTTTGGACATTAGTCCGCAATCCCTCAGTAGCCTTAAACAAGTAACAGAAGCCGTTCATAAAAAGAGATCTCGTTTAGAGGGAGTAGTCTCGAAAATTGCTACAAATCATGGCGATGAAGTAATCAAGTCAAAGTCCAACGTTTCTACGTCTTTACAAATTGAATCGGAATCATCGTCCTGTCCACCACCCGGAGTATTTGAGCCGTCAGTCGAATTGGAAATACAAATACCGCCCATAACAAAATTTAGCGAAGCCACCACAAACATAATAACAAAGTCCGAGGTAGATTCCCCTTTACTAATGGATTTGAACAAAGGATTTGCGGATGCTACTTTGAAAAATGGCGGAAATCGTGTGGTAGAAAGTCTGCTTAATAAAACTGGTGGCAATTTGATTTTAAGAAGAAAGCGTAAAATTAATCGCACTGGATTTCCCACGAAAAAACGCAAAAAGCGCAAAATAAATGAAAGCTCAAATTTGGAAGTCAACGGAGAAGATGATCAACCGGTTGACAACACAAATATCAAAGATGCTGGCGGAAGTGGGGTAAAAACCCCAGAAAAACAATGCGATCGTGTACCACAACAAGGGGAAGCGTCGCAAACATTTCTCGAACGCAATAACAGAACTCCAAGATTATCAGTAGTCGCACTCGAAAGATTACAAGAATCTCCCTTAAGTAGCAAAGATAAAACGACCCCTAAGGAAACACAGCAAGCTGCTGAATCGTTAACAACGCCCAAAACCAGGCACACTAGACATCTTACTAAAAGGAAGGCCATTAAAGAAGAAAAGCTGGCTGCATTCAAAGAATCAAAACCAATAACAAAACCAGACAACCAGACGGAACATCGACAGCAACAGCAGCTAGATCCAGATGACGATGACAAACCACTGGCTGCTAGAGCCAGACGTACTAAAGCTGTCACCGAAATAAAGGATTTGGCTATAAAATCGTCTCCTTCTCGAAAATCGCTTGTCTCCAAAACTGCAAAATCACTTTTAGAAGCCAACATAAAGTTACCAGCTGGTGTAGACCCCAAAAGTATTTTaagttgtaaaataaaactaaaacgacgaaattccatacaccCTTTGGCAGCAAGAAAAAGTCCGTTGGCAAATCTTCCTGTCTCTAAACCCGTTATAACAGAAATTCCACGTACAGCCGAGGAAATTGAGTTGGATGCAAAGGCTAAAAACTGTAATATAGACTATTTGGAACACGATATTCTACCCGTTCATGAAAGTCAATTGAACACCCAAAATGGTGACACTGAAGCAAGCGATACCAGCGATGAGAAATCGTCAACAAATTCTTCTGTTACCAAAAAAGTAAAAGCTAATAAGAAAACCTACTTACCAGCCGGTTTATTTTCGGATTATTTTAAAGTGAACCAAACTGCTACaaagaaaaactcaaataaaaaagaCAATGAGAAAAAAACTGACATGGATAAGACCACCAGTTGTACGGAAGTTGTCAATTCAACAAAGGAGGTAGAAGTTGGTAAAGTTCCTCTACTAACACCACCGCCCTATTGCGAGAAATATTTGAGACGTACGGAATATGATTTCGAACTGCCTTACGATATCTGGTGGGCATATAAGAACTCTAAACTACCCAATCGCAACACAGTGCCATCTTGGAACTTCCGCAAAATTCGTACCAACATCTATGCAGAGAATGTAAAGCCACCACCAATAGCGGCCAACGACCATCCCATGTGTAATTGCAAATCCGATGTGGGTTGTGGTGATAATTGTCTTAATCGCATGGTCTACACAGAGTGCTCTCCTTCAAATTGCCCAACACGTGAAAAATGTCGCAATCAGAAGATACAAAAACACGATATTGCTCCGGGTGTAGAACGTTTTATGACCGAGAATAAGGGTTGGGGTGTGCGCACTAAATTGTCCATTGAGAAGGGAACCTATATCCTGGAGTACGTGGGTGAAGTTGTAACAGAGCGGGAATTTAAGGATCGCATGGCTACAATCTATTTAAATGACACTCATCATTATTGCTTGCATTTAGATGGAGGTTTGGTTATTGACGGCCAACGTATGGGCAGTGATTGTCGTTTTGTTAATCATTCTTGTGAACCGAATTGTGAAATGCAAAAATGGTCTGTCAATGGTTTGTCTCGTATGGCCTTATTTGCCAAACGCAAAATTACCGAAGGCGAAGAACTCACATACGACTATAACTTTTCACTATTCAATCCTTCAGAGGGCCAACCCTGCCGCTGTAATACACCACATTGTCGCGGAGTGATTGGTGGTAAATCACAGAGAGTTAAACCATTACCTATTGAGGCTAAG cCTACAAATGATACCACACCTAAAGACGATCACAAAGGTCGTCAGCGCAAACGTAAAGCTCGAAAAAATATGCAGCGCCAAACCACTAAAGATGTAGCAACACCAACTCGCATGCAACCTTTGTcagaaaaagaaaagaaaattatcaAACAGTATTCGATCTTTCTAATACGAAACTTTGACAAAATCCGAGCCAAAAAGGCTAAACGTAAAGCAAACTCCAAAACGTGCACTGAACCTAAACCCCAAACTCCCACAAATATTACCACCACATTGTCTGTCAGTTCCAGCGCTAATATCCCAGCAGCCATAACTCAAAGACGCCCATCAACGCCAGCTTCATTGGTCGCTCAAATTTCTGCACTTTGTACagcaagaaatattaaaacacgtGGTCTTACTTTAGCTGTACACGATCCCGAAGTAGAAAAAATGGCTAAAATGGCAAAAATATTAAGGGATATTTGTACCAATTtggaactaaaaaaaaatccaggAAACGATCAACAAAATCTGGTGTCGGTCTTACAAAACACCACACTATCAGCGGCTGGTacgaataaaaagaaaaaggcTTCCTTAAAAGTCCAGCAAAAGCAAATAGCAACAGATTTGAAAAccatacaaaataatattgaacAGGGTTATTATAAGCTTCCGGCCGAATTCAATACTGATATGCTGAAATTATTTGAAGAAGCTAAAGCCAGCTTTGGCAAAAAGGAAGTAGACAAACTCAAGCTTGTACAACTGTTGGAAAAATGCTTTGTTGATGAGAAACGAAAACAATATTGCGCCCTTTTAGAGCTGCTAAGAGACGAAAGTTTAGTGAAGGATTTTGAAGATAATAGCCAGAAATCATTGGCAACAAATATCCTCAAAAAGGAAACTGTAGAAAATCTTACAACTTCCAATTTACCTATACCATTGGCTAATAACGCAACTTCTACGAACGAAGATATAATACGTTGTATATGTGGTCTTTTTAGAGATGAAGGTCTAATGATTCAGTGTGCCCGTTGTATGGTTTGGCAACATACCGAATGCACCAAAGCCGATGTCGATGCTGATAACTACCTCTGTGAACAGTGTGAACCCCGCGAGGTAGACCGTGAAATACCCCTAGACGATTACACCGAAGAGGGATATCGCTATTATTTGACACTAATGCGTGGCACCACTCTGCAGGTACGCCAAGGCGATGCAGTCTATGTTTTGCGTGACATACCAGTCAAGGATTCCACAGGTAATGTGGTGCCTTCTAAAAAGCATACATACGAAACAATTGGCGATGTTGACTACAATGAATGTGACATCTTTCGCGTGGAACGTTTATGGAAAGATGACGATGGTAAACGTTTTATTTTCGGTCACCATTTCCTTCGACCGCACGAAACGTTCCACGAACCATCTCGTAAGTTCTATCCTAATGAAGTGGTTCGTGTACCGCTCTATGAAGTTGTCCCCATTGATCTGGTAATGGGACGTTGTTGGGTCCTGGATCGTACTACGTTCTGCAAAGGTCGTCCTATTGAGTGCTACGATGAGACTCATTGTTTTATATGTGAATTGAGGGTGGATAAATCGGCACGTTTCTTCtcgaaagcaaaaacaaatcaTCCGACTTGTACAAAGAGCTATGCATTCCGTAAATTTAATGAGAAATTAAAGATATCCAAAACATATGCG CCTCATGATGTTGATCCCTCTATGTTGAAACCGAAAAAGCAAAAGACTGATAGCGAAACCCAATCGCCAACTACAACTCCAGCATCAATAAATTTATCAACATCAAGTGGACTATTAAACTCCAGACAagaattaaacaaaacaccacaGAGCTCAAGCAAGAAAAGGCAAGGAAGCAAAAGTCCGGCTACTGTAACTCAACCTCAAAGTCAAGCCTCAGAAAATACACACGCACCAGCACCAATG tcTGTCAAAGAAAAACGTACGCACttggaaaatgttttgaaaattataaaatcaatacGTACTAAATGCCAAGAGCCACCCCTAGATTTATCATACTTATTAACTGGTCGTGGTGCCAGACAACGCAAAACTCTAACATCTTCAACAAATTCCAATTAA
- the LOC135953224 gene encoding ATP-binding cassette sub-family F member 3 → MSQLTELLRKEFPAMDNELKEYVEGVLAGSLDDFETCDDIYEAVGDILQSISVEKTEDNIRELCTQFFNIIKVDSKAVEHKVLNAPVNIADMAKDMDAVDKDMQSIWLVNKDNSNKVDTKKLVKAEAKLQQKQEKRQDAVKAPAAPVKLQQATASQVTNKKATKMDAKGTNRSMDIKIENFDLAFGDKVLLQNANILLSFGRRYGLVGRNGLGKTTLLRMISERQLQIPSHITVLHVEQEVVGNDTPAVDSVLECDFERTRLLTREKEIMSLLNSGTQDTALNTELSEIYTQLQNIEADKAIARASVILKGLGFDTDMQARPTKSFSGGWRMRLALARALFSKPDLLLLDEPTNMLDIKAIIWLENYLQTWPTTVLVVSHDRNFLDTVPTDIIHLHSQQLEAYKGNYEQFEKTKNEKLKAQRREYEAQMAHRSHVQEFIDRFRFNANRAASVQSKIKMLEKLPELKPVEKEVEAKLKFPDVEPLNPPVLAISDIEFKYNSNDVTPIFKNVSLSATSDSRICIVGENGAGKSTLLKIIVGQLTTPLGNIVLHRSLRIGYFAQHHVDHLNMNLTCVGVLAENFPGRPDEEYRRQLGSFGISGTLALQSLASLSGGQKSRVALAKMCMAEPNFLVLDEPTNHLDIETIDALGRAINAFKGGCILVSHDERLIKVVCKELWVCGNRNVRAIEGGLDEYKNEVYREIEANNS, encoded by the exons ATGAGCCAATTAACAGAGTTATTGAGGAAGGAATTTCCGGCCATGGACAATGAGCTGAAGGAATATGTCGAAGGTGTACTTGCCGGCAGTTTAGATGATTTTGAGACGTGCGATGACATCTACGAAGCCGTGGGCGATATTTTGCAAAGTATCAGCGTGGAAAAGACCGAAGACAATATTCGTGAATTATGCACACAATTCTTTAACATCATCAAAGTTGACAGCAAAGCTGTGGAGCACAAAGTATTAAATGCTCCCGTCAACATTGCCGACATGGCAAAAGATATGGACGCGGTTGATAAAGATATGCAAAGTATATGGTTGGTAAATAAGGATAACTCCAAT AAAGTTGACACTAAAAAGTTGGTAAAGGCCGAGGCTAAATTGCAACAGAAGCAAGAAAAACGTCAAGATGCTGTCAAGGCTCCGGCAGCACCAGTCAAATTGCAACAAGCAACTGCTTCTCAGGTGACAAATAAAAAAGCTACAAAAATGGATGCCAAGGGTACAAATCGTTCAATggatattaaaattgaaaatttcgatTTGGCTTTCGGGGACAA AGTCCTATTACAAAATGCCAATATTCTATTGTCCTTTGGCCGCCGTTATGGTCTAGTGGGTCGCAATGGTTTAGGTAAGACTACTCTACTACGTATGATATCTGAACGTCAACTTCAAATACCGTCACATATCACTGTCTTGCACGTGGAACAAGAGGTGGTTGGCAATGATACTCCAGCCGTTGACAGTGTACTTGAATGTGACTTTGAACGCACTCGTCTTCTGACTCGTGAAAAAGAAATCATGTCTCTATTAAATAGCGGCACACAAGATACAGCTCTAAATACTGAACTAAGTGAAATCTATACTCAGCTACAAAATATTGAAGCCGATAAAGCGATAGCAAGAGCTTCGGTTATATTGAAAGGTTTGGGTTTCGATACCGATATGCAGGCGAGACCGACTAAATCATTTTCTGGTGGCTGGCGTATGCGTTTGGCTTTGGCACGTGCTCTCTTCTCAAAGCCCGATTTGTTGTTACTTGATGAACCTACTAACATGTTGGATATTAAAGCTATAATATGGTTAGAAAACTATTTGCAAACCTGGCCCACCACTGTTTTGGTAGTATCTCACGATCGTAATTTCTTGGATACCGTGCCAACAGATATAATACATTTACATTCCCAGCAATTAGAGGCTTACAA gGGCAACTATGAACAATTTGAAAAGactaaaaatgaaaaacttaaagCTCAACGCCGCGAATATGAGGCCCAAATGGCTCATCGTTCTCATGTTCAAGAATTTATTGATCGTTTCCGATTTAATGCCAATCGTGCAGCTTCAGTgcaatcgaaaataaaaatgttggaaaaact GCCTGAGTTGAAACCAGTTGAAAAGGAAGTAGAAGCCAAACTTAAATTCCCTGACGTAGAACCACTAAACCCGCCGGTTTTGGCTATATCAgatattgaatttaaatacaattcaaATGATGTCACGCCTATATTCAAAAATGTCAGTCTATCGGCGACTTCAGATTCCCGTATATGTATT GTGGGTGAAAATGGCGCCGGTAAATCTACATTGCTGAAAATTATTGTTGGTCAATTGACAACACCTTTGGGCAATATTGTGCTGCATCGCAGCTTGCGCATTGGTTATTTCGCCCAGCATCATGTGGatcatttaaatatgaatttaaccTGTGTGGGTGTTTTAGCAGAAAACTTTCCGGGCCGACCAGATGAGGAATATCGTCGTCAATTGGGTAGTTTTGGTATATCGGGTACATTAGCTTTACAAAGTTTGGCTAGTTTATCAGGAGGTCAAAAATCTCGAGTAGCTTTAGCTAAAATGTGCATGG CTGAACCCAATTTCCTGGTACTTGATGAACCTACAAATCATTTAGATATAGAAACTATTGATGCATTAGGCAGAGCCATCAATGCATTTAAG gGTGGTTGCATTTTAGTTTCTCACGACGAACGTTTAATCAAAGTCGTTTGCAAAGAATTATGGGTTTGTGGCAATCGTAATGTACGTGCTATTGAAGGTGGTTTAGACGAATACAAAAATGAAGTCTACAGAGAAATTGAAGCCAATAATAgttaa
- the Sod1 gene encoding superoxide dismutase [Cu-Zn], translating to MVCKAVCVINGDAKGTVFFEQADANAPVKVTGEINGLSKGLHGFHVHEFGDNTNGCTSAGPHFNPCGKEHGAPGDENRHVGDLGNIQASGDGPTKVEISDKQISLFGANSILGRTVVVHADPDDLGKGGHELSKSTGNAGARIGCGVIGIAKI from the exons atggtttGTAAAGCTGTTTGTGTTATCAATGGTGATGCCAAGGGTACCGTATTCTTTGAGCAAGCT GATGCCAATGCTCCAGTTAAAGTAACTGGTGAAATTAATGGTTTGTCCAAGGGTTTACATGGTTTCCATGTTCACGAATTTGGTGACAATACTAACGGCTGCACATCGGCTGGTCCACATTTCAACCCCTGTGGCAAGGAACATGGTGCACCTGGTGATGAAAATAGACATGTAGGTGATTTGGGCAACATCCAAGCCAGTGGTGATGGACCAACTAAG gtCGAGATTTCTGATAAACAAATCAGTTTGTTTGGTGCCAACAGCATTTTAGGCCGTACCGTTGTTGTACATGCCGATCCCGATGATTTGGGCAAAGGTGGCCACGAATTGAGCAAGTCAACTGGTAATGCTGGTGCTCGTATTGGTTGCGGTGTCATTGGCATTGCTAAAATCTAA